In Microbacterium galbinum, a single window of DNA contains:
- a CDS encoding glycosyltransferase: MGARLRVVLDQLVQVVDPDHAAAAIELTRGLVATAPSGCDVEAIVAAGSEVTLPGITEVRTLGLARRELAASWQLGIAAGAGGGLIHSPTLMAPLVRHDRTHDNDQTTVTVWGLEAWDAPDSLSRAAVAWQKAMLRRAAKHADAVVVPTHTIAQRIQEIARVGDRVRVIAGAAPEGFVPPFDAAERRGGLSLPERYVVVHGTWDSVSDGFRGALAAGAHAVVLDAAEGTEPRYSDIASSAGLAESRVHVRGALDTSDRAAVLAGAAAYVASSPTAAWPWRAVEAMRLGVPVVGVDSGTHRDVLADGGLLVDPGDLAEAVETATGGEGARLSVLAADRSRAFSWAGSAERVWGLHADL; encoded by the coding sequence ATGGGTGCTCGACTGCGTGTGGTTCTGGATCAGCTCGTGCAGGTGGTCGACCCGGATCACGCTGCCGCCGCGATCGAACTCACACGCGGACTCGTCGCGACAGCCCCCTCGGGGTGCGACGTCGAAGCGATCGTCGCCGCGGGCAGCGAGGTGACGCTCCCCGGCATCACCGAGGTGCGGACCCTCGGACTGGCCCGCCGGGAACTGGCGGCGTCGTGGCAGCTCGGGATCGCCGCCGGCGCCGGTGGAGGACTGATCCATTCGCCGACGCTGATGGCACCGCTGGTGCGGCACGACCGCACCCACGACAACGATCAGACGACCGTGACGGTCTGGGGTCTCGAGGCGTGGGACGCGCCGGACAGCCTGTCCCGCGCCGCGGTCGCGTGGCAGAAGGCGATGCTGCGCCGAGCCGCGAAACATGCGGATGCGGTCGTCGTGCCGACGCACACGATCGCGCAACGGATCCAGGAGATCGCCCGTGTCGGAGATCGTGTGCGCGTGATCGCGGGGGCGGCGCCCGAAGGCTTCGTTCCGCCGTTCGACGCCGCCGAGCGGCGCGGCGGGCTCTCCCTGCCCGAACGTTACGTCGTCGTGCACGGCACCTGGGACTCGGTCTCCGACGGATTCCGCGGCGCGCTGGCGGCCGGGGCGCACGCCGTGGTGCTGGATGCGGCGGAGGGGACGGAGCCCCGCTACTCCGACATCGCGTCCTCCGCGGGACTGGCCGAGTCGCGCGTGCACGTCCGGGGTGCCCTCGACACGTCCGACCGCGCCGCCGTGCTCGCCGGAGCCGCTGCCTACGTCGCGAGCAGTCCGACCGCCGCCTGGCCCTGGCGTGCGGTGGAGGCGATGCGTCTCGGTGTACCGGTGGTGGGCGTCGACTCGGGAACGCACCGGGACGTGCTCGCCGACGGCGGGCTGCTCGTCGACCCGGGTGACCTGGCCGAAGCGGTCGAGACCGCGACCGGGGGCGAAGGAGCGCGACTCTCGGTGCTCGCGGCGGACCGCTCGCGGGCGTTCTCGTGGGCCGGATCGGCCGAGCGCGTGTGGGGTCTGCACGCGGATCTGTGA
- a CDS encoding CDP-glycerol glycerophosphotransferase family protein — translation MGAISDAKKAYRLLKRAVASRTAVQRVRRSLAVSEQFPEGHFKIAVYFADGAVNMYQMRQWYRPLAELSKRWPVVVLARQATGAEKLLAEDAPPVAFVPTVRNLEKFVAQHDIRIVLYVNQNTRNFQMFRYGRRWHVFINHGESDKMYMTTNQYKAYDYAMVAGQAARDRLSRTLWAYDVDRRTIEIGRPQADHYSGELPFTPDDRTVVLYAPTWEGDRPSAHYGSIATHGERLVSALLATGSHRVIYRPHPRSGVVDHEYGAAHRRIIAAIAAANATDPRAQHVYDDGPELGWQLSAADVAVVDISAMVYDRLASGKPLMITRPVDERASIDTTGYLSDCEWLTADAAADIVSEVERVRADDAAIARLRMWVQHYFGDTTPGAATAKFHAGIEQLMAKWDDWEAHEMGAVRPDLDDDDEEGDEEEI, via the coding sequence ATGGGTGCGATCTCCGACGCGAAGAAGGCGTACCGTCTGCTGAAGCGGGCGGTCGCGTCGAGGACGGCCGTGCAGCGCGTGCGCCGCAGCCTCGCGGTCAGTGAGCAGTTCCCCGAAGGGCACTTCAAGATCGCCGTCTACTTCGCCGACGGTGCGGTGAACATGTACCAGATGCGGCAGTGGTACCGGCCGCTCGCCGAGCTGTCGAAGCGCTGGCCGGTCGTCGTGCTCGCGCGGCAGGCGACGGGCGCCGAGAAGCTGCTCGCCGAGGACGCCCCTCCGGTCGCGTTCGTGCCGACCGTGCGCAATCTCGAGAAGTTCGTCGCGCAGCACGACATCCGCATCGTGCTGTACGTCAACCAGAACACCCGCAACTTCCAGATGTTCCGGTACGGACGCCGGTGGCACGTGTTCATCAACCACGGCGAGTCCGACAAGATGTACATGACCACCAACCAGTACAAGGCGTACGACTACGCGATGGTGGCGGGTCAGGCGGCGCGTGACCGTCTCTCGCGCACTCTCTGGGCCTACGACGTCGATCGGCGCACCATCGAGATCGGCCGTCCGCAGGCCGATCACTATTCGGGTGAGCTCCCCTTCACGCCGGACGACCGCACCGTGGTGCTCTATGCGCCGACCTGGGAGGGCGACCGACCGAGCGCGCACTACGGGTCGATCGCCACGCACGGAGAGCGGCTGGTGTCGGCACTCCTGGCGACCGGATCGCACCGCGTCATCTACCGGCCGCACCCGCGCAGCGGTGTCGTCGACCACGAGTACGGGGCGGCGCACCGTCGGATCATCGCCGCGATCGCCGCGGCGAACGCCACCGACCCGCGCGCTCAGCACGTGTACGACGACGGCCCCGAGCTCGGGTGGCAGCTGTCGGCCGCCGATGTCGCGGTCGTCGACATCTCTGCGATGGTCTACGACCGTCTGGCCTCGGGCAAGCCCCTGATGATCACGCGTCCGGTCGACGAGCGCGCCTCGATCGACACCACGGGCTACCTCTCGGACTGCGAGTGGCTGACCGCGGATGCCGCCGCCGACATCGTGTCGGAGGTCGAGCGGGTCCGCGCCGACGATGCGGCGATCGCGCGTCTGCGCATGTGGGTGCAGCACTACTTCGGTGACACGACTCCGGGCGCCGCGACGGCCAAGTTCCACGCGGGCATCGAACAGCTCATGGCCAAGTGGGACGACTGGGAGGCGCACGAGATGGGTGCCGTGCGGCCGGATCTCGACGACGATGACGAAGAGGGCGACGAGGAGGAGATCTGA
- a CDS encoding LCP family protein: MTLAPPRAGGRPLIETRPMRHPDSTDEGAMAKRGWWLVALNVLIPGSAQIVAGNRRLGRIGLRATLLAWLLVIVAAGLALFARPVLLWLTVGAGWFSALILTLVQILLVVYVVLWAVLTFDVLRMVRLVKVPTASRFAIPVVALILLGLVGGGAAYAATVVGSTRNTISSIFGQSGPSLPPDDGYYNILLLGADSGDGRDSMRFDSISVVSVNADTGAVTITGIPRELPNAPFSEGSPMQELYPNGFEGHGSSSCGWNGWMNHVRNAAEVCRDDNGTGLYPNAQAQGSEPGIEATKDAAEGVLGIKIPYYVFVDMHGFADLVDALGGVDITVTERLPKGGPPEGWHGTDVNEWAIGWIEPGAQHMDGDTAQWYARSRYTTSDWDRMKRQRELQAAILAQFTPQTVLTRFNEVAAAGTALISTDLPQDKLPEFFDLMMKAKELPVNTIELTPEQGVDEFQPDYAYIHEMIQQALHPPTPTPTPAP; the protein is encoded by the coding sequence GTGACCCTCGCGCCACCGCGGGCGGGTGGGCGGCCGCTGATCGAGACCCGGCCCATGCGGCACCCGGACTCCACCGACGAGGGGGCGATGGCGAAGCGCGGCTGGTGGCTGGTCGCGCTGAACGTGCTGATCCCCGGTTCCGCTCAGATCGTCGCGGGCAACCGTCGACTGGGACGCATCGGTCTGCGGGCGACCCTGCTCGCCTGGCTCCTCGTGATCGTCGCGGCGGGTTTGGCGCTCTTCGCGCGCCCCGTGCTGCTGTGGCTGACCGTGGGCGCGGGATGGTTCTCCGCTCTCATTCTCACGCTCGTGCAGATCCTCCTCGTCGTGTACGTGGTGCTCTGGGCCGTGCTCACCTTCGACGTGCTCCGCATGGTGCGATTGGTGAAGGTGCCGACGGCATCCCGGTTCGCGATCCCGGTCGTCGCACTGATCCTGCTGGGGCTCGTCGGCGGGGGAGCGGCCTATGCGGCAACGGTCGTGGGATCGACCCGCAACACGATCAGCTCGATCTTCGGGCAGAGCGGACCGAGCCTCCCGCCCGACGACGGCTACTACAACATCCTGCTGCTCGGCGCCGACAGCGGTGACGGCCGCGACTCCATGCGCTTCGACAGCATCTCGGTGGTCTCGGTCAATGCCGACACCGGAGCGGTGACGATCACCGGAATCCCGCGCGAGCTGCCGAATGCACCGTTCAGCGAGGGCAGCCCGATGCAGGAGCTCTACCCGAACGGATTCGAGGGTCACGGTTCGTCCAGCTGCGGGTGGAACGGATGGATGAACCACGTCCGCAACGCCGCCGAGGTGTGCCGCGATGACAACGGCACGGGTCTGTACCCGAATGCGCAGGCTCAGGGATCCGAGCCCGGCATCGAAGCGACGAAGGATGCCGCGGAGGGTGTGCTGGGGATCAAGATCCCCTATTACGTCTTCGTCGACATGCACGGCTTCGCCGATCTGGTCGACGCACTCGGCGGTGTCGACATCACCGTGACGGAGCGTCTGCCGAAGGGCGGACCGCCCGAGGGGTGGCACGGGACGGACGTGAACGAGTGGGCGATCGGCTGGATCGAGCCCGGCGCGCAGCACATGGACGGCGACACGGCGCAGTGGTACGCGCGGTCCCGGTACACGACCAGCGACTGGGATCGTATGAAGCGACAGCGTGAGCTGCAGGCGGCGATCCTCGCGCAGTTCACCCCACAGACCGTCTTGACCCGGTTCAATGAGGTGGCGGCGGCCGGTACGGCGCTGATCAGCACGGACCTTCCGCAGGACAAGCTGCCGGAGTTCTTCGACCTGATGATGAAGGCCAAGGAGCTTCCGGTGAACACGATCGAGCTCACCCCGGAGCAGGGTGTCGACGAGTTCCAGCCGGACTACGCCTACATCCACGAGATGATCCAGCAGGCGCTTCACCCGCCGACGCCGACGCCGACTCCCGCTCCCTGA
- the purE gene encoding 5-(carboxyamino)imidazole ribonucleotide mutase has product MGSDSDWRVMSDASQALTDFGIAHEVEVVSAHRTPDKLMSYAREARARGIRVIIAGAGGAAHLPGMLASMTPLPVVGVPVPLAYLDGMDSLLSIVQMPAGIPVATVSIGGARNAGLLAARILGTAYEALADRVEDYARELEAQVEAKNERLKDSL; this is encoded by the coding sequence ATGGGATCCGACTCCGATTGGCGCGTCATGAGCGACGCGTCCCAGGCGCTCACCGACTTCGGCATCGCGCACGAGGTCGAGGTGGTGTCGGCGCACCGCACGCCGGACAAGCTGATGAGCTACGCCCGCGAGGCTCGTGCCCGTGGCATCCGTGTCATCATCGCCGGCGCCGGCGGCGCGGCCCATCTGCCGGGCATGCTCGCCTCGATGACGCCGTTGCCCGTGGTCGGTGTGCCCGTGCCGCTCGCCTACCTCGACGGAATGGATTCGCTGCTGTCGATCGTGCAGATGCCCGCAGGCATCCCCGTCGCCACGGTATCGATCGGGGGAGCGCGCAACGCCGGTCTGCTCGCCGCTCGGATCCTCGGGACCGCTTATGAGGCTCTCGCCGACCGCGTCGAGGACTACGCCCGCGAGCTCGAGGCCCAGGTCGAGGCCAAGAACGAACGGCTGAAGGACTCCCTGTGA
- a CDS encoding 5-(carboxyamino)imidazole ribonucleotide synthase — protein MVETKGRRHMALRVGVIGGGQLARMMIAPAVELGLDLRVLAEGEGMSAQLAATAVGDYHDLETVRAFVADVDVVTFDHEHVPQDILRALVADGVAVHPGPDALQFAQDKLVMRARLADLGVPQPDWAAVASEQELQSFLDAHDGQGVVKTPRGGYDGKGVRVVRAASDARDWFAAVPAGEALLVEELVPFVRELAQQVARRPSGEIAAYPVVETVQRDGVCAEVIAPAPAAAERLVEVAESIGVRIAEGLGVTGMLAVELFETDDERILVNELAMRPHNSGHWSQDGAVTGQFEQHLRAVADLPLGSTAPRAPWSVMVNILGGPAEGGLGERFASAMVAHPEAKIHTYGKDPRPGRKVGHVNVSSSDLDDAVYVARAAAAHFA, from the coding sequence ATGGTCGAGACGAAAGGGAGACGGCACATGGCTTTGCGTGTGGGCGTGATCGGCGGCGGACAGCTGGCTCGGATGATGATCGCTCCAGCGGTCGAACTGGGGCTCGATCTCCGAGTGCTCGCCGAGGGCGAGGGGATGTCGGCCCAGCTCGCCGCGACCGCCGTCGGCGATTATCACGATCTCGAGACCGTGCGCGCCTTCGTCGCCGACGTCGACGTCGTCACCTTCGACCACGAGCACGTGCCGCAGGACATCCTGCGCGCCCTCGTCGCCGATGGAGTGGCCGTGCACCCGGGCCCCGACGCCCTCCAGTTCGCCCAGGACAAGCTGGTCATGCGCGCGCGCCTGGCGGACCTCGGAGTGCCCCAGCCCGACTGGGCCGCGGTCGCCTCCGAGCAGGAGCTGCAGTCCTTCCTCGACGCCCACGACGGCCAGGGCGTCGTCAAGACGCCGCGCGGCGGGTACGACGGCAAGGGTGTGCGCGTCGTCCGTGCCGCGAGCGACGCCCGCGACTGGTTCGCCGCCGTGCCCGCGGGCGAAGCTCTGCTGGTCGAGGAGCTGGTGCCCTTCGTGCGCGAACTCGCGCAGCAGGTGGCGCGCCGCCCGAGCGGTGAGATCGCGGCCTATCCGGTCGTCGAGACCGTGCAGCGCGATGGCGTCTGCGCCGAGGTGATCGCGCCGGCACCGGCGGCCGCCGAGCGCCTCGTCGAGGTGGCCGAGAGCATCGGCGTCCGCATCGCCGAGGGCCTCGGTGTGACGGGGATGCTCGCGGTCGAGCTGTTCGAGACCGACGACGAGCGCATCCTCGTGAACGAGCTGGCCATGCGCCCCCACAACAGCGGTCATTGGAGCCAGGACGGCGCCGTCACCGGACAGTTCGAGCAGCATCTGCGCGCCGTGGCCGACCTCCCCCTCGGCAGCACCGCCCCGCGCGCACCGTGGTCGGTCATGGTGAACATCCTCGGCGGTCCCGCCGAGGGAGGGCTCGGGGAGCGCTTCGCGAGCGCGATGGTCGCCCACCCCGAGGCGAAGATCCACACCTATGGCAAGGATCCGCGGCCCGGGCGCAAGGTCGGCCACGTGAACGTGTCGTCGAGCGATCTCGACGACGCGGTCTACGTCGCGCGCGCCGCGGCCGCGCATTTCGCCTGA
- a CDS encoding ABC transporter permease has protein sequence MSTVDANLYQSPGRGRGVIDVFRRSYLLRLLVRKATATRYRNSVLGWTWSYVKPLSQFAVYYFVMGIILNAHRDVDNFAIYLFSGIVIINLFNEGFGNATNSIVDNGALVRKIYLPRELFPVAAIIVSFVHFLPQVAVLLVICLFLGWTPSLIGIAAVLGGVLLVLVFATGLGLFFSGINVRFRDAQNLVEIIRMFSTWTSPVLYMWTLVIDKMPPWLFHIYMSNPLTVAVEFFHLGFWAPTASSTPGLPPHFMIYALAACLISLIMLVVGQTVFRRFERSFAQDL, from the coding sequence GTGAGCACGGTCGACGCGAACTTGTATCAGTCCCCCGGACGTGGCCGCGGAGTCATCGACGTCTTCCGGCGTAGCTATCTTCTCCGGCTGCTGGTGCGCAAGGCGACGGCTACGCGTTACCGCAATTCGGTACTCGGATGGACCTGGTCGTACGTCAAGCCGCTGTCGCAGTTCGCCGTCTATTACTTCGTGATGGGGATCATCCTCAACGCGCATCGGGATGTGGACAACTTCGCGATCTACCTGTTCTCGGGGATCGTCATCATCAACCTCTTCAACGAGGGCTTCGGCAACGCGACGAACTCGATCGTCGACAACGGGGCGCTGGTGCGCAAGATCTATCTGCCGCGCGAACTCTTCCCCGTGGCGGCGATCATCGTGTCGTTCGTGCATTTCCTCCCTCAGGTGGCCGTGCTTCTGGTGATCTGCCTCTTCCTGGGGTGGACGCCATCCCTGATCGGGATCGCAGCGGTACTCGGAGGGGTCTTGCTGGTCCTGGTGTTCGCGACGGGCCTGGGACTGTTCTTCAGCGGTATCAATGTGCGTTTCCGAGACGCTCAGAACCTGGTGGAGATCATCCGCATGTTCTCGACGTGGACGTCACCGGTTCTCTACATGTGGACGCTCGTGATCGACAAGATGCCGCCCTGGCTGTTCCACATCTACATGTCGAACCCGCTCACCGTGGCTGTCGAGTTCTTCCATCTGGGATTCTGGGCGCCGACCGCGTCGTCGACGCCCGGACTCCCGCCGCACTTCATGATTTACGCGCTGGCGGCGTGCCTGATCAGCCTGATCATGCTCGTCGTCGGTCAGACCGTCTTCCGGCGCTTCGAGCGCAGCTTCGCCCAGGACCTGTGA
- a CDS encoding DUF4012 domain-containing protein produces the protein MSDGRLPRRRRWVGWTVGIVLTLLVLALGWVTIRGIGAVDNLTHVAEQSSDLKAAIAEGDLDRAADVSGSIARHAASANDLTSDFVWQGFAAVPFVGPNFRAVSDIAAIADSVGTDALTPLLDVAAEVDLASLGLSGGAIDLAPFATIREPLAEASSVLEEALARAEGIDADATLPPLADAVREVRTNVTEAATVVGTLNGAAILLPTMLGGEGPRTYVLAMQNNAELRSSGGIIGSIALLRAENGRISLERQASTLDFPPLTDPLPLSDSTIALFEDGPGRYLQNLTSIPDFAEAGPAIAARWEGVFGGPVDGVIAVDTVVAKHLVDAIGELSFGPFTATSENVVSILLSEIYAAIPDPVVQDQVFAQAATGLFGAALAGGDPRALLGALATSADEGRVRIWSAHEDEQSVLAASTVGGTLPVDTDAGTHVGVLINDTTGGKMDFYAHATVSTAIGSCAGTPTTQVSVTWTNEAPADAATALPPYVTGGGNFGVDPGSTRTLLAIYGPEGATLSRADRDGEEEPVQTALLGTRSVVQHDVLLAPGESTTVTVQFQGDGAGERIDSVVQTPTIDAPTATREELRCTS, from the coding sequence GTGAGCGACGGGCGACTTCCACGACGGCGCCGATGGGTGGGGTGGACCGTCGGCATCGTCCTGACGCTCCTCGTCCTCGCCCTCGGCTGGGTGACGATTCGAGGGATCGGGGCGGTCGACAACCTGACGCACGTCGCCGAGCAGTCCTCGGATCTGAAAGCGGCGATCGCGGAGGGTGACCTCGACAGGGCCGCGGACGTGTCCGGCAGCATCGCCCGGCACGCGGCATCCGCGAACGACCTCACCTCCGACTTCGTGTGGCAGGGTTTCGCGGCCGTGCCGTTCGTCGGCCCCAACTTCCGCGCGGTGAGCGACATCGCCGCCATCGCCGACAGCGTAGGGACGGACGCGCTCACACCGCTGCTCGACGTCGCCGCCGAAGTCGATCTGGCGAGCCTCGGTCTCTCCGGAGGCGCGATCGACCTGGCCCCGTTCGCCACGATCCGAGAGCCGCTCGCGGAGGCCTCGAGCGTGCTCGAGGAGGCGCTCGCACGAGCGGAGGGCATCGATGCCGATGCCACGCTCCCTCCACTGGCGGATGCCGTGCGAGAAGTGCGTACCAACGTCACCGAGGCCGCGACCGTGGTCGGCACACTGAACGGCGCCGCGATCCTGCTCCCCACGATGCTCGGCGGCGAAGGCCCCCGCACCTACGTCCTCGCGATGCAGAACAACGCCGAACTCCGCTCGTCCGGCGGCATCATCGGGTCGATCGCCCTGTTGCGGGCCGAGAACGGCAGGATCTCCCTGGAGCGGCAAGCGTCCACTCTGGACTTCCCGCCGCTGACGGATCCGCTCCCCCTGAGCGACAGTACGATCGCCCTCTTCGAGGACGGCCCCGGCCGCTATCTGCAGAATCTGACGAGCATCCCGGACTTCGCCGAGGCCGGCCCCGCCATCGCCGCCCGCTGGGAGGGCGTGTTCGGTGGCCCGGTCGACGGGGTGATCGCGGTCGACACGGTCGTCGCGAAGCACCTGGTCGACGCGATCGGCGAGCTGAGCTTCGGTCCGTTCACCGCGACCTCGGAGAACGTGGTGAGCATTCTGCTCTCGGAGATCTACGCCGCGATCCCCGACCCGGTCGTCCAGGACCAGGTGTTCGCCCAGGCCGCGACCGGTCTCTTCGGCGCGGCACTCGCGGGCGGCGATCCCCGAGCGCTTCTGGGAGCGCTCGCGACATCGGCGGACGAGGGACGGGTCCGCATCTGGAGCGCGCACGAAGACGAGCAGAGCGTCCTCGCCGCCTCGACGGTCGGAGGCACGCTCCCGGTCGACACGGATGCCGGGACGCACGTCGGCGTCCTGATCAACGACACCACCGGCGGAAAGATGGACTTCTACGCGCACGCCACGGTCTCCACGGCGATCGGCAGCTGCGCGGGCACGCCGACGACGCAGGTGAGCGTGACGTGGACGAACGAGGCGCCGGCGGATGCCGCGACCGCTCTTCCCCCGTACGTCACGGGCGGTGGGAACTTCGGCGTCGACCCGGGCAGCACCCGCACTCTGCTCGCGATCTACGGCCCGGAGGGGGCGACGCTGTCGCGCGCCGATCGCGACGGCGAGGAGGAGCCCGTGCAGACCGCGCTCCTCGGGACGCGCTCGGTCGTGCAGCACGACGTCCTCCTGGCGCCGGGCGAGTCCACCACCGTCACCGTGCAATTCCAGGGAGACGGTGCAGGAGAGCGCATCGACTCGGTCGTGCAGACGCCCACGATCGATGCGCCGACGGCGACACGCGAAGAACTGCGCTGCACCTCGTGA
- a CDS encoding PH domain-containing protein: MTQPVTLSGRPMMPPPGAPSEERLIARFRGHARRLFWSALVLVATFGATAYFYDNLPAPFENWMLLSAAGGVVLLLVVIPFTVWLARSTTVTTRRVIVHGGVGARNRREMSHARGYTIGVRRGPLQRMWGTGTITLSNGVDAPLRLVNVPNVTLVHETLADQIEVSQILAHRDAQTGTEGFASA, from the coding sequence GTGACGCAGCCTGTGACGCTCAGCGGTCGGCCGATGATGCCGCCGCCCGGTGCGCCGTCTGAGGAGCGTCTGATCGCACGCTTCCGCGGTCACGCCCGTCGCCTCTTCTGGTCCGCGCTCGTGCTGGTGGCCACCTTCGGGGCGACCGCCTACTTCTACGACAACCTTCCGGCGCCGTTCGAGAACTGGATGCTGCTGTCCGCCGCCGGCGGCGTGGTGCTGCTGCTCGTCGTGATTCCGTTCACGGTGTGGCTCGCACGTTCGACGACGGTGACGACCCGGCGGGTGATCGTCCACGGCGGTGTGGGCGCGCGCAACCGCCGCGAGATGTCGCACGCCCGCGGGTACACGATCGGAGTGCGCCGCGGACCGCTGCAGCGGATGTGGGGCACGGGGACGATCACGCTCTCCAACGGTGTCGACGCTCCGCTGCGATTGGTCAACGTGCCGAACGTCACTCTCGTGCACGAGACCCTGGCCGATCAGATCGAGGTCAGTCAGATCCTCGCCCACCGCGACGCCCAGACCGGCACCGAGGGCTTCGCATCCGCGTGA
- a CDS encoding glycosyltransferase family 2 protein, protein MQHDDSHAPPVGVSFVMPVLNERGYLEHAVQSVLAQDLDVPVELILALGPSTDGTTEIANRLAADDERIRLVDNPAAHIPVGLNAAIRAGRYSTVIRVDAHSELSPGYAARAMQTLERTGASNVGGVMHAEGRAPFQKAVARLYNSPVGLGGGAYHGGAHEGEAESAYLGVMRREVLDEVGLFDETIRRGEDWELNLRIRQAGHRVWFDPTLAVTYWPRESWVRLARQFRATGAWRGELVRRFGRRNGIRFFAPPVLVLLTIVAVIVGILQLTGVLSGLASLIASIVYAPLAAYALLVVAVAAAPGGGGIRQRLWTLLVLPTMHLAWGWGFLGGVLRGAGDTVDASRLGTRNTPLP, encoded by the coding sequence ATGCAGCATGACGATTCGCACGCGCCGCCCGTCGGGGTCTCCTTCGTCATGCCCGTGCTGAACGAACGCGGGTATCTGGAGCACGCTGTGCAGTCCGTCCTCGCCCAGGATCTCGACGTTCCCGTCGAGCTGATCCTCGCCCTCGGGCCCTCGACCGACGGAACGACCGAGATCGCGAACCGACTGGCCGCCGACGACGAGCGCATCCGCCTCGTCGACAACCCCGCCGCGCACATCCCGGTGGGCCTGAACGCGGCGATCCGCGCGGGCCGGTACTCGACCGTGATCCGCGTCGACGCGCACTCGGAGCTCTCCCCCGGCTACGCCGCTCGTGCCATGCAGACCCTCGAGCGCACGGGCGCGTCCAACGTCGGCGGCGTGATGCACGCCGAGGGCCGCGCACCGTTCCAGAAGGCCGTCGCACGCCTCTACAACTCCCCCGTCGGCCTCGGAGGCGGCGCCTACCACGGCGGCGCGCACGAGGGGGAAGCAGAATCCGCGTACCTCGGCGTGATGCGCCGCGAGGTCCTCGACGAGGTCGGTCTCTTCGACGAGACGATCCGACGCGGCGAGGACTGGGAGCTCAACCTCCGCATCCGCCAGGCCGGTCATCGAGTGTGGTTCGACCCCACCCTCGCCGTCACGTACTGGCCCCGCGAGAGCTGGGTGCGCCTGGCGCGCCAGTTCCGCGCGACCGGCGCCTGGCGCGGAGAGCTCGTGCGGCGATTCGGGCGGCGCAACGGCATCCGCTTCTTCGCCCCGCCGGTTCTGGTGCTGCTCACGATCGTCGCGGTGATCGTCGGCATCCTGCAGCTCACCGGGGTGCTCAGCGGCCTCGCCTCACTCATCGCCTCGATCGTCTACGCCCCGCTCGCGGCCTACGCGCTGCTCGTCGTCGCCGTCGCCGCCGCACCGGGCGGTGGCGGCATCCGACAGCGGTTGTGGACGTTGCTCGTGCTGCCGACCATGCACCTGGCCTGGGGCTGGGGTTTCCTGGGCGGCGTTCTGCGTGGAGCCGGCGACACCGTCGATGCCTCCCGCCTGGGCACCCGCAACACTCCGCTGCCCTGA
- a CDS encoding biotin--[acetyl-CoA-carboxylase] ligase, translating to MDLPLARDVAPRIEYVPASASTNADLRLLAEDPLGWPHLSTLITRNQTAGRGRLDRVWTAPDGAALAISVVVRVSVEPALRGWIPLIAGIAMADAVAAQLPARAVGVKWPNDVLVDERKICGILAEATSDAIIVGAGVNTAMTAEQLPVPTATSFAVEGAAADEDRLLADYLRGFDAHLAALAEADDAVSSGLHDVATERITTLGRTVRVSLPGERTLDGIARELDDEGRLVVRHGGVDHPISAGDVVHVRPLAD from the coding sequence ATGGATCTCCCGCTCGCGCGAGACGTCGCCCCCCGGATCGAGTACGTGCCGGCGTCGGCATCCACGAACGCCGATCTGCGGTTGCTCGCCGAGGATCCGCTCGGCTGGCCGCACCTGTCGACCCTGATCACACGGAACCAGACCGCCGGTCGCGGACGGCTGGATCGCGTCTGGACGGCTCCCGACGGGGCGGCGCTGGCGATCTCGGTCGTCGTGCGCGTCTCGGTGGAACCGGCGCTCCGCGGTTGGATCCCTCTGATCGCGGGGATCGCGATGGCGGATGCCGTCGCCGCACAGCTGCCCGCGCGTGCGGTGGGCGTGAAATGGCCGAACGACGTGCTCGTCGACGAGCGGAAGATCTGCGGCATCCTCGCCGAGGCGACGTCGGATGCGATCATCGTCGGCGCCGGCGTCAACACGGCCATGACGGCGGAACAGCTGCCCGTGCCCACCGCGACATCGTTCGCCGTGGAGGGGGCCGCCGCCGATGAGGATCGGCTGCTCGCCGACTACCTCCGGGGATTCGACGCGCACCTCGCGGCTCTCGCCGAGGCCGACGACGCGGTCTCCAGCGGCCTGCACGATGTGGCGACGGAGCGCATCACGACCCTCGGTCGCACCGTGCGGGTGTCGTTGCCGGGGGAGCGGACGCTCGACGGCATCGCGCGCGAGCTCGACGACGAGGGGCGTCTCGTGGTGCGTCACGGCGGGGTGGATCATCCGATCTCCGCCGGTGACGTCGTGCACGTGCGCCCTCTCGCGGACTGA